In Mixta intestinalis, the following are encoded in one genomic region:
- the cysD gene encoding sulfate adenylyltransferase subunit CysD → MDQKRLTHLRQLEAESIHIIREVAAEFSNPVMMYSIGKDSSVMLHLARKAFWPGTLPFPLLHVDTGWKFKEMYAFRDRTVKEIGAELIVHRNPEGLAMGINPFVHGSAKHTDIMKTEGLKQALNKYGFDAAFGGARRDEEKSRAKERIYSFRDRFHRWDPKNQRPELWHNYNGQINKGESIRVFPLSNWTELDIWQYIFLENIDIVPLYLAAERPVLERDGMLMMIDDERINLQPGEEIVPRMVRFRTLGCWPLTGAVESSAQTLPEIIEEMLVSTTSERQGRVIDRDQAGSMELKKRQGYF, encoded by the coding sequence ATGGATCAAAAACGACTGACTCACCTGCGTCAACTGGAGGCGGAAAGCATCCATATTATCCGCGAAGTGGCGGCTGAATTCAGCAACCCGGTAATGATGTACTCCATCGGCAAAGACTCCTCGGTAATGCTGCACCTGGCGCGCAAAGCGTTCTGGCCCGGCACGCTGCCGTTTCCGCTGCTGCATGTGGATACCGGCTGGAAATTTAAAGAGATGTATGCGTTCCGCGACCGCACGGTGAAAGAGATTGGTGCGGAACTGATCGTACACCGCAACCCGGAAGGGCTGGCGATGGGGATTAATCCCTTTGTACACGGTAGCGCCAAGCATACCGATATTATGAAAACCGAAGGGCTGAAACAGGCGCTGAATAAATATGGCTTTGACGCAGCCTTTGGCGGCGCGCGGCGCGACGAAGAGAAGTCACGTGCGAAAGAGCGTATTTACTCCTTCCGCGATCGTTTTCACCGCTGGGACCCGAAAAATCAGCGTCCTGAGCTGTGGCATAACTACAACGGTCAGATTAATAAAGGCGAAAGCATCCGCGTTTTTCCGCTATCTAACTGGACCGAACTCGATATCTGGCAATATATCTTCCTGGAGAATATCGATATCGTGCCGCTTTATCTGGCGGCGGAACGTCCGGTGCTGGAACGCGACGGCATGCTGATGATGATCGATGACGAGCGTATCAATCTACAGCCGGGCGAAGAGATTGTGCCGCGCATGGTGCGCTTCCGCACCCTGGGCTGCTGGCCGCTGACCGGCGCGGTGGAGTCCTCGGCGCAGACGCTGCCGGAAATTATTGAAGAGATGCTGGTTTCCACCACCAGCGAGCGACAAGGGCGCGTTATCGACCGCGACCAGGCTGGCTCAATGGAGCTGAAAAAACGTCAGGGTTATTTCTGA
- the cysG gene encoding siroheme synthase CysG, which yields MDYLPIFADLNAKPVLVVGGGDVAARKIELLRRAGAEVQIAARELCVELQSLADNQQVTWLARQFDVAQLDHVYLAIAATDDSELNARVSEAAQQRRLLVNVVDDQPKCSFIFPSIVDRSPLVVAISSSGTAPVLARLLREKLEALLPANLGQMAQVAGEWRDKVKQRFSKMSDRRRFWERAFNGLFASQMAAGNVQGAKQTLDAQLTETAATQGEIILVGAGPGDAGLLTLRALQVMQQADVVLYDHLVSDEILDLVRRDADRLCVGKRAGAHSVAQEETNRLLVELAQRGKRVVRLKGGDPFIFGRGGEELQAAQKAGIPFQVVPGVTAAAGATAYAGIPLTHRDYAQSVLFITGHCRAEGDAIDWASLARARQTLAIYMGTVKAAEIAQQLIAHGRAATTPVAVIGRGTRQDQQVLTGTLDDLERLAQQAPTPALLVIGEVVNLHAQLAWFQHSAQQAGRDSAVVNLA from the coding sequence GTGGACTATCTCCCTATATTTGCCGATCTGAATGCGAAGCCGGTGCTGGTGGTTGGCGGCGGCGACGTGGCGGCACGAAAAATTGAGCTGCTGCGACGTGCCGGTGCCGAGGTACAGATCGCCGCCCGTGAACTCTGCGTCGAACTTCAGTCGCTGGCGGATAACCAACAGGTGACCTGGCTGGCGCGGCAGTTCGATGTCGCTCAGCTTGATCACGTCTACCTGGCGATTGCTGCTACCGACGACAGTGAGCTAAATGCTCGCGTCTCTGAAGCCGCGCAGCAGCGTCGGCTGCTGGTTAATGTGGTGGATGACCAGCCGAAATGCTCCTTTATTTTCCCGTCGATTGTCGATCGTTCACCGCTGGTGGTGGCGATCTCCTCCAGCGGCACCGCGCCGGTTCTGGCGCGTCTGCTGCGTGAAAAGCTGGAGGCGTTGCTGCCCGCTAATTTGGGGCAGATGGCGCAGGTAGCGGGAGAGTGGCGCGATAAGGTTAAACAGCGCTTTAGCAAAATGTCCGACCGCCGCCGCTTCTGGGAGCGCGCCTTTAACGGGCTGTTTGCCAGCCAGATGGCGGCGGGCAATGTGCAGGGCGCTAAGCAGACGCTGGATGCCCAGCTGACGGAAACGGCGGCGACGCAGGGCGAAATTATTCTGGTAGGTGCCGGACCGGGCGATGCCGGACTGCTGACGCTGCGTGCGTTACAGGTGATGCAGCAGGCGGATGTGGTGCTGTATGACCATCTGGTAAGTGACGAAATTCTTGATTTAGTGCGGCGCGATGCCGATCGCCTGTGTGTCGGCAAGCGTGCTGGTGCGCATTCGGTGGCGCAGGAGGAGACCAATCGCCTGCTGGTTGAGCTGGCGCAGCGAGGAAAACGCGTGGTGCGTCTGAAAGGCGGCGATCCCTTCATCTTCGGGCGCGGTGGCGAAGAGCTACAGGCAGCGCAGAAAGCGGGCATTCCCTTTCAGGTCGTGCCGGGCGTGACCGCCGCCGCCGGTGCCACCGCCTATGCCGGTATTCCGCTCACCCACCGCGATTACGCGCAGAGCGTGCTGTTTATTACCGGACACTGCCGCGCAGAAGGCGACGCCATTGACTGGGCTTCGCTGGCGCGCGCGCGTCAGACGCTGGCGATCTATATGGGAACGGTAAAAGCGGCAGAAATCGCCCAACAGCTGATCGCCCACGGGCGGGCGGCAACCACGCCGGTGGCGGTGATTGGACGCGGTACGCGCCAGGATCAGCAGGTGCTGACCGGAACGCTGGACGACCTGGAGCGGCTGGCGCAGCAGGCACCGACACCCGCGCTGCTGGTGATTGGCGAGGTGGTAAACCTCCATGCGCAGCTGGCCTGGTTTCAACATTCAGCGCAGCAGGCGGGACGTGACTCCGCCGTTGTGAATTTGGCTTGA
- a CDS encoding aminopeptidase, with protein sequence MFSALRLTALATLLSCGISLPAAAHSPAPGQFAEQQLRHIAVLFPGRMAGSPAELLTADYLQQQFVAMGYKSNRRDFKTRAPWRSSDGQMQWRNLTATSVIAARAGEVPQEILVIAHLDTWRPLSEADAENNLGGLRLQGADDNASGLGVMLELAQQLSNIPLHYGVRFVALSASQHELHGSEDYIARMKPAERKNTLLVIDLNSLIVGDKLYFNSGQHTASAVIKQTRDRALNIAWHAGINAATRPQHSAVEPELNAFDQAAFPLLTVEATNWALGKKDGSQQRAISPHFPQGTSHHQTDLDNLDYLDRWLPGRITARTRDSVRILLPLISELANPAPSKKET encoded by the coding sequence ATGTTTTCCGCACTCCGCCTGACTGCGCTTGCCACGCTGCTCAGCTGCGGTATCAGCCTGCCGGCCGCTGCCCATTCGCCGGCCCCCGGACAGTTTGCCGAACAGCAGTTACGTCACATCGCCGTCCTGTTTCCTGGCCGTATGGCGGGCAGTCCGGCCGAATTGCTCACCGCCGATTATCTCCAGCAGCAGTTTGTCGCGATGGGGTATAAAAGCAACAGACGTGATTTCAAAACCAGAGCGCCCTGGCGCAGCAGCGATGGTCAGATGCAGTGGCGCAACCTGACTGCCACCTCCGTTATTGCCGCCCGTGCCGGTGAGGTGCCGCAGGAAATTCTGGTGATTGCCCATCTTGATACCTGGCGCCCGCTTAGCGAGGCTGACGCCGAAAATAATCTCGGCGGCCTGCGTTTACAGGGCGCGGATGATAATGCTTCCGGCCTGGGCGTGATGCTGGAACTGGCGCAGCAGCTGAGCAATATTCCGCTGCACTATGGCGTGCGTTTTGTCGCATTGAGCGCGTCACAGCATGAGCTGCACGGCAGCGAAGATTATATCGCACGCATGAAGCCTGCCGAGCGCAAAAATACGCTGCTGGTGATCGATCTCAATAGCCTGATTGTGGGTGATAAGCTCTATTTTAACAGCGGCCAGCATACCGCTTCTGCGGTCATCAAACAGACCCGCGATCGGGCGCTGAATATTGCCTGGCACGCCGGAATTAACGCCGCCACTCGTCCGCAGCATAGCGCCGTCGAGCCTGAACTCAACGCGTTTGATCAAGCTGCGTTTCCGTTATTGACCGTAGAGGCCACCAACTGGGCACTGGGTAAGAAAGATGGCAGCCAGCAACGCGCCATATCGCCACATTTTCCGCAGGGCACCAGCCATCATCAAACCGACCTGGATAATCTGGACTATCTTGATCGATGGCTGCCGGGGCGCATTACCGCACGCACCCGCGACAGCGTGCGTATTCTGCTGCCTCTGATTAGCGAGCTGGCTAATCCTGCTCCGTCCAAAAAGGAAACCTGA
- a CDS encoding YciI family protein, whose translation MYIISLSYHRPIEEVEALHDAHIAWLKRYFAAEVFIAAGRKDPRSGGVIMAKDIDRARLDTILGEDPFVAVAHYEVTKVNITMTTEALQALSDN comes from the coding sequence ATGTATATCATTAGCCTGAGTTACCATCGCCCGATAGAAGAAGTTGAAGCACTGCATGACGCGCACATCGCGTGGCTAAAGCGCTATTTCGCCGCTGAGGTATTTATTGCCGCAGGCAGAAAAGATCCGCGTAGCGGCGGTGTGATCATGGCAAAAGATATCGATCGCGCCCGGCTGGATACCATTCTGGGCGAAGATCCCTTTGTCGCGGTTGCGCATTACGAAGTGACTAAAGTCAATATCACCATGACCACGGAAGCGTTGCAGGCGCTCAGCGATAACTGA
- a CDS encoding phosphoadenylyl-sulfate reductase produces MSELDLAALNALPKVERVMALAAVNTQLEALSAEDRVIWALENLPGEFVLSSSFGIQAAVSLHLVTRQKPDIPVILTDTGYLFPETYRFIDELTEKLDLNLHVFRAAQSPAWQEARYGKLWEQGVEGIERYNEINKVEPMNRALQTLGAQSWFAGLRREQSGSRAHLPVLAIQRGVFKILPIIDWDNRQVYHYLQQHGLHYHPLWEEGYLSVGDTHTTRKWEPGMAEEETRFFGLKRECGLHE; encoded by the coding sequence ATGTCTGAACTCGATCTTGCCGCTTTAAATGCGTTGCCGAAGGTAGAACGCGTCATGGCGTTGGCCGCAGTGAATACGCAGCTGGAAGCGCTTTCCGCCGAAGATCGGGTGATCTGGGCGCTGGAAAATCTGCCGGGCGAGTTTGTGCTCTCCTCCAGCTTTGGTATCCAGGCGGCGGTATCGCTGCACCTGGTCACGCGACAGAAGCCGGATATTCCGGTCATTTTGACCGATACCGGCTATCTGTTTCCGGAAACCTACCGCTTTATTGACGAACTGACGGAAAAGCTGGATCTGAATCTGCATGTCTTTCGCGCCGCGCAGTCACCGGCGTGGCAGGAAGCCCGTTATGGCAAGCTGTGGGAGCAGGGTGTGGAAGGCATTGAGCGCTACAACGAGATCAATAAGGTAGAGCCGATGAACCGGGCGCTGCAAACGCTGGGCGCGCAAAGCTGGTTCGCTGGCCTGCGGCGCGAGCAGTCCGGCAGTCGTGCCCATCTGCCGGTACTGGCGATACAGCGCGGCGTGTTTAAAATCCTGCCGATTATCGACTGGGACAACCGACAGGTTTACCACTATCTGCAACAGCACGGCCTGCACTATCATCCGCTGTGGGAGGAAGGCTATCTTTCCGTGGGTGATACTCATACCACGCGCAAGTGGGAGCCGGGTATGGCAGAGGAAGAGACGCGCTTCTTCGGGCTGAAACGCGAATGCGGCCTGCACGAATAA
- the cysI gene encoding assimilatory sulfite reductase (NADPH) hemoprotein subunit, with product MSEKYPGPLVVEGKLSDAERMKKESRFLRGTIAEDLQNGLTGGFNGDNFLLIRFHGMYQQDDRDIRAERAAQKLEPRHAMMLRCRLPGGIITPKQWLAIEKFATENTLYGSVRLTNRQTFQFHGILKKNVKPAHQMLHEVGLDAIGTANDMNRNVLCSSNPIESALHQEAWEWAKKISEHLLPRTRAYAEIWLDEKKVATTEEEPILGATYLPRKFKTTVVVPPHNDVDLHANDMNFIAIAENGRLIGFNLLVGGGLSIEHGNKETYARTASEFGFLPLDKTLAVAEAVLTTQRDWGNRTNRKNAKTKYTLERVGVETFKAEVERRAGITFGPIRPYAFTSRGDRFGWVKGIDNKWHLTLFIENGRLLDYPGRPLKSGIAEIAKVHQGDFRLTANQNLIVAGVPESEKARIEEIARAHALMENVTAQRENSMACVAFPTCPLAMAEAERFLPAFVTRVEEIMTRHGVGDEHIVLRVTGCPNGCGRAMLAELGLVGKAPGRYNLHLGGDRIGTRIPRLYRENITEDEILTHIDELVGRWALERAPDEGFGDFTIRAGIVRPIVDPARDFWE from the coding sequence ATGAGTGAAAAATATCCTGGGCCGCTGGTCGTTGAAGGAAAACTCTCCGATGCGGAGCGCATGAAAAAAGAGAGCCGTTTTCTGCGTGGCACCATTGCGGAAGATTTACAGAATGGCCTCACCGGTGGTTTTAACGGCGATAACTTTCTGTTGATCCGTTTTCACGGTATGTATCAGCAGGATGACCGTGATATTCGCGCCGAGCGCGCCGCGCAGAAGCTGGAACCGCGTCACGCCATGATGCTGCGCTGCCGACTGCCGGGCGGTATTATCACGCCGAAACAGTGGCTGGCGATTGAAAAATTCGCCACGGAAAACACGCTGTATGGCAGCGTGCGTCTGACTAACCGCCAGACCTTCCAGTTTCACGGCATTCTGAAGAAAAACGTTAAGCCAGCGCACCAGATGCTGCATGAAGTGGGGCTGGACGCCATCGGCACCGCAAACGACATGAACCGTAACGTGCTGTGCAGCTCGAACCCGATAGAGTCGGCACTGCATCAGGAAGCCTGGGAGTGGGCGAAGAAAATTTCTGAGCATCTGCTGCCGCGCACCCGTGCCTATGCGGAAATCTGGCTGGATGAAAAGAAAGTCGCGACGACCGAAGAGGAGCCGATCCTCGGTGCTACCTATCTGCCGCGTAAGTTTAAAACTACCGTGGTGGTGCCGCCGCATAACGATGTCGATCTGCACGCTAACGATATGAACTTTATCGCCATTGCGGAGAACGGCAGGCTGATCGGTTTTAACCTGCTGGTCGGCGGTGGGCTTTCCATCGAGCACGGCAATAAAGAGACCTATGCCCGTACCGCCAGCGAATTCGGCTTCCTGCCGCTGGATAAAACCCTGGCGGTGGCGGAAGCGGTGCTGACTACCCAGCGTGACTGGGGTAACCGTACCAATCGTAAAAACGCGAAGACCAAGTATACGCTGGAGCGCGTTGGCGTTGAGACCTTTAAGGCCGAGGTGGAGAGGCGCGCCGGTATCACCTTCGGCCCGATCCGTCCTTACGCGTTTACCTCGCGCGGCGATCGCTTCGGCTGGGTTAAAGGCATCGACAACAAATGGCACCTGACGCTGTTTATTGAAAACGGGCGTCTGCTTGACTATCCGGGCCGCCCGCTGAAAAGCGGTATCGCTGAGATAGCGAAGGTACACCAGGGCGATTTTCGCCTTACCGCCAACCAGAACCTGATTGTGGCGGGCGTGCCGGAAAGTGAAAAAGCGCGTATTGAAGAGATCGCTCGCGCGCATGCGCTGATGGAAAACGTCACCGCACAACGCGAAAATTCGATGGCTTGCGTGGCATTTCCTACCTGCCCGCTGGCGATGGCGGAGGCGGAGCGTTTTCTGCCAGCCTTTGTTACCCGCGTGGAAGAGATTATGACGCGGCACGGTGTCGGCGATGAGCATATCGTACTGCGTGTCACCGGCTGTCCGAACGGCTGCGGGCGTGCGATGCTGGCGGAGCTGGGGCTGGTGGGTAAGGCACCGGGGCGCTATAACCTGCATCTCGGCGGCGACCGCATCGGCACGCGCATTCCGCGCCTGTATCGCGAAAACATTACCGAAGATGAGATTCTGACCCATATCGATGAGCTGGTAGGTCGCTGGGCGCTGGAACGTGCGCCGGATGAAGGCTTCGGTGATTTCACTATCCGTGCGGGCATTGTCAGACCGATTGTCGATCCGGCGCGGGATTTCTGGGAATAA
- the cysJ gene encoding NADPH-dependent assimilatory sulfite reductase flavoprotein subunit: MTTQAPPGSLLPLNAEQLARLQAATNDLSNTQLAWISGYFWGRVNQTPEAAVASAQPAALPAEMPAITLLSASQTGNARRVAEQLRDDLLAAKLNVKLVNAGDYKFKQIAQEKLLLVVTSTQGEGDPPEEAVALHKYLMSKKAPKLNDTAFAVFGLGDTSYEFFSKAGKDFDHRLAELGGERLLDRVDADVEFAADAEQWRKAIVALLQQRLPTQTPAQAAVTASGSVNDLFSTPYTRDKPLSATLAVNQKITGRHSDKDVRHIEIDLGTAGLRYQPGDALGIWYENDPALVKELTELLWLRGDESVEVKGQTLPLALALQQHFELTVNTPQIVEQYAKLVRNEALLALAADKAQLQHYAQTMPIVDMVRHAPGELNPEQLLSLLRPLTPRLYSIASSQAETENEVHITVGAVRYEIDGRPRAGGASSYLADRLEEEDEVRVFIEHNDNFRLPADPSAPVVMIGPGTGIAPFRAFMQQRENDGASGKNWLFFGNPHFTEDFLYQVEWQKYVKEGLLTNIDLAWSRDQPHKVYVQDKIREKGAELWRWLQEGAHIYVCGDANRMAKDVEQALLDVVAEQGGMDHESADEFLSELRIARRYQRDVY, from the coding sequence ATGACGACTCAGGCCCCCCCAGGTTCTTTGCTCCCGCTGAATGCGGAGCAGCTGGCCCGCTTACAGGCGGCGACCAATGATTTATCAAACACGCAGCTGGCATGGATTTCTGGCTATTTCTGGGGGCGGGTCAATCAGACCCCTGAAGCCGCCGTGGCTTCCGCTCAGCCAGCTGCTCTCCCTGCTGAGATGCCAGCCATCACGCTACTTTCCGCCTCACAAACCGGTAATGCCCGGCGGGTGGCGGAACAGCTACGCGACGATCTGCTGGCAGCAAAGCTTAACGTGAAGCTGGTGAACGCCGGTGACTATAAGTTCAAGCAAATTGCGCAGGAGAAGCTGCTGCTGGTAGTCACCTCAACGCAGGGCGAAGGCGATCCGCCGGAAGAAGCGGTGGCGCTGCATAAGTACCTGATGTCGAAAAAAGCGCCGAAGCTGAACGACACGGCGTTTGCGGTGTTTGGTCTTGGCGATACCTCCTATGAATTTTTCAGCAAGGCGGGCAAAGATTTTGACCACCGCCTCGCTGAGCTGGGAGGCGAGCGCCTGCTGGATCGCGTGGATGCGGATGTGGAATTTGCTGCCGATGCAGAGCAATGGCGCAAGGCGATCGTCGCGCTGCTGCAACAGCGTCTGCCGACACAAACCCCTGCGCAGGCGGCGGTAACGGCAAGCGGCAGCGTTAACGATCTGTTTTCCACACCCTATACTCGTGATAAGCCGCTGAGCGCCACGCTGGCGGTCAACCAGAAAATCACCGGACGCCATTCCGATAAAGATGTACGCCATATTGAAATCGATCTGGGGACAGCCGGGCTGCGCTACCAGCCGGGCGATGCGCTTGGCATCTGGTATGAAAACGATCCGGCGCTGGTTAAAGAACTGACCGAGCTGCTCTGGCTGCGCGGCGATGAGAGTGTTGAAGTAAAAGGACAGACGCTACCGTTAGCGCTGGCGCTGCAACAGCATTTTGAACTGACGGTCAATACGCCGCAGATTGTCGAGCAGTACGCGAAGCTGGTACGCAATGAAGCGCTGCTGGCGCTGGCGGCGGATAAAGCTCAGCTACAGCACTACGCGCAGACGATGCCGATCGTGGATATGGTACGTCATGCACCCGGCGAGCTGAACCCGGAACAGCTGTTATCGCTGCTGCGCCCGCTGACGCCGCGCCTTTATTCCATCGCCTCGTCGCAGGCGGAAACGGAAAACGAGGTACACATTACCGTTGGCGCGGTGCGCTATGAAATTGACGGACGCCCGCGTGCTGGTGGTGCCTCCAGCTATCTGGCCGATCGGCTGGAAGAAGAGGACGAAGTGCGCGTCTTTATCGAGCACAACGATAACTTCCGTCTGCCCGCCGATCCCAGTGCGCCGGTCGTTATGATCGGGCCGGGCACCGGCATTGCGCCTTTCCGCGCCTTTATGCAGCAGCGTGAAAATGACGGAGCCAGCGGTAAGAACTGGCTGTTCTTTGGCAATCCGCACTTCACCGAAGATTTTCTCTATCAGGTTGAGTGGCAGAAGTATGTCAAAGAAGGCCTGTTGACCAACATCGATCTGGCCTGGTCACGCGATCAACCGCATAAAGTTTACGTACAGGACAAGATTCGTGAAAAAGGCGCGGAACTCTGGCGCTGGCTACAGGAAGGCGCCCATATTTATGTGTGTGGGGATGCTAACCGCATGGCGAAAGATGTAGAGCAGGCGCTGCTGGACGTGGTGGCAGAACAGGGCGGTATGGATCATGAATCTGCCGATGAATTTTTAAGTGAGCTGCGCATTGCGCGCCGTTATCAGCGAGACGTTTACTAA
- the queD gene encoding 6-carboxytetrahydropterin synthase QueD — translation MATTLFKDFQFEAAHHLPHVPEGHKCGRLHGHSFLVRLEITGDVDPHTGWIMDFAELKAAFKPVYDRLDHYYLNDIPGLENPTSEVLAAWIWQQMKPVVPLLSAVTVKETCTAGCVYRGE, via the coding sequence ATGGCCACCACGCTTTTTAAAGATTTCCAGTTCGAAGCCGCACATCATCTGCCGCACGTACCTGAGGGCCACAAATGTGGACGCTTACATGGGCACTCCTTTCTGGTGCGTCTTGAAATCACCGGCGATGTCGATCCCCATACCGGCTGGATTATGGATTTCGCCGAGCTGAAGGCCGCGTTTAAACCGGTATACGATCGCCTCGATCACTACTATCTGAACGATATTCCGGGGCTGGAAAACCCCACCAGCGAAGTGCTGGCGGCGTGGATCTGGCAGCAAATGAAGCCGGTTGTGCCACTGCTGAGCGCGGTAACGGTCAAAGAGACCTGCACCGCCGGCTGCGTGTATCGCGGCGAATAG
- a CDS encoding NAD(P)/FAD-dependent oxidoreductase, producing the protein MNAIPINQNISGWLSQHPQPAQFPALTTAVDADWVVIGAGFAGLAFARRLATLHPEMKIVVLEAGTAYEGASGRNSGFIIGLPHNIGSSTAELQKAHAWRKLLQAGKARLKALVDEHHIACDWEEAGKYHCQAAVGQERILQDYCTSLEQMGESYQRLDAEALQSRLGTQFYQQGIFTPDTVLVNPALLVAGLAQTLPENVSLYYHSPAMDITCDRLATVYTPTGLVRAPKVMLATNALSAKLLPGIRRQAAMATFASLTPPLSEQQLARLPQMESWGLTPVNAIAGATLRLTADRRFLLRQYVVPALRGRVTAAQTERAIRSHHQFFNKVYPQLSDVSFSHCWSGTISVTRNGAPLWGKVNNFIYTAGGCNGAGITKQTIAGELLADFIFGEDNPLLAEMQSLGKANWLPPSPVLDIAIEAALQKERWLGRKEC; encoded by the coding sequence ATGAACGCGATACCGATTAATCAGAATATATCCGGCTGGCTGAGCCAGCATCCACAACCTGCACAGTTTCCTGCACTGACCACCGCCGTTGATGCCGACTGGGTGGTTATCGGTGCCGGTTTTGCCGGTCTTGCTTTTGCCCGGCGGCTGGCAACGCTTCATCCTGAAATGAAGATCGTGGTGCTGGAGGCCGGTACGGCTTATGAAGGCGCCTCCGGCAGAAACTCCGGCTTTATCATCGGCCTTCCGCACAATATCGGCAGCTCAACCGCAGAACTGCAAAAGGCCCATGCCTGGCGTAAGCTATTGCAGGCGGGCAAGGCGCGCCTGAAAGCGCTGGTGGATGAACACCATATCGCCTGTGACTGGGAAGAGGCCGGTAAATATCACTGCCAGGCGGCAGTAGGGCAGGAGCGGATATTGCAGGACTATTGCACCAGTCTGGAGCAGATGGGCGAAAGCTATCAGCGGCTGGATGCGGAAGCGCTGCAAAGTCGGCTGGGAACGCAGTTTTATCAGCAGGGCATTTTTACTCCGGATACGGTGCTGGTTAATCCAGCGCTGCTGGTGGCGGGCCTGGCGCAGACGCTGCCGGAAAATGTCAGCCTTTACTATCATAGTCCGGCCATGGACATTACCTGCGATCGTCTCGCCACGGTCTACACGCCGACGGGCCTGGTACGGGCACCGAAAGTGATGTTAGCGACCAATGCGCTCTCGGCGAAGCTATTACCTGGAATCAGACGCCAGGCAGCGATGGCAACCTTCGCCAGCCTGACGCCGCCGCTTAGTGAACAACAGCTGGCGCGGCTGCCGCAGATGGAAAGCTGGGGCCTGACGCCGGTTAACGCCATCGCGGGCGCTACGTTGAGGTTGACCGCAGATCGCCGCTTCCTGCTGCGTCAGTATGTGGTTCCAGCGCTGCGCGGACGCGTAACCGCTGCCCAAACCGAGCGGGCCATTCGTTCACATCACCAGTTCTTCAATAAAGTCTATCCGCAGCTCAGTGATGTTAGCTTCAGCCACTGCTGGTCCGGCACCATTAGCGTCACCCGCAACGGCGCGCCGCTGTGGGGCAAGGTGAATAATTTTATCTACACGGCGGGTGGCTGTAACGGCGCGGGCATTACCAAGCAGACGATCGCCGGAGAGCTACTGGCAGATTTTATTTTCGGCGAGGATAATCCGCTACTGGCTGAGATGCAGTCGCTGGGCAAAGCCAACTGGCTTCCCCCTTCGCCGGTGCTGGATATCGCCATTGAAGCCGCGCTGCAAAAAGAGCGCTGGCTTGGACGAAAGGAATGCTAA
- the queE gene encoding 7-carboxy-7-deazaguanine synthase QueE — MQYPINEMFQTLQGEGYYTGVPAIFIRLQGCPVGCSWCDTKHTWDKLADRESSLGDILIKTVEGDAWGAADADALLRTIAEQQWTARHVVITGGEPCIHDLTPLTGALQQAGFSCQIETSGTHPVRCTSETWVTVSPKVNMRGGYDVLEQALTRADEIKHPVARQRDIDALDALLAGLTDSKTRIVALQPISQKEDATRLCITTCIARNWRLSMQTHKYLNIA, encoded by the coding sequence ATGCAGTACCCGATTAATGAAATGTTCCAGACGTTGCAGGGCGAAGGATATTACACCGGCGTTCCGGCAATCTTTATCCGCCTGCAAGGTTGCCCGGTAGGTTGTAGCTGGTGCGATACCAAACATACCTGGGACAAGCTGGCCGATCGGGAAAGCTCGCTGGGCGATATCCTGATTAAAACGGTGGAAGGCGATGCCTGGGGTGCCGCCGATGCCGATGCGCTGCTGCGTACCATTGCTGAGCAGCAGTGGACCGCCCGCCACGTGGTGATTACCGGCGGTGAACCCTGCATTCACGATCTCACGCCGCTGACCGGTGCGTTACAGCAGGCGGGCTTCAGCTGCCAGATTGAAACCAGCGGCACCCATCCGGTACGCTGCACGTCAGAAACCTGGGTAACGGTCTCGCCTAAAGTAAACATGCGCGGCGGCTATGACGTGCTGGAGCAGGCGCTGACGCGTGCCGATGAGATTAAACATCCGGTTGCCCGCCAGCGTGATATTGATGCGTTGGATGCGCTGCTGGCCGGTTTAACGGACAGTAAAACGCGTATCGTTGCGCTCCAGCCGATCAGCCAGAAAGAAGATGCCACGCGGCTTTGCATTACCACCTGTATCGCCCGCAACTGGCGTCTCTCAATGCAGACGCATAAATACCTTAATATCGCCTGA